In Mycteria americana isolate JAX WOST 10 ecotype Jacksonville Zoo and Gardens chromosome 23, USCA_MyAme_1.0, whole genome shotgun sequence, a single window of DNA contains:
- the TM2D2 gene encoding TM2 domain-containing protein 2, which yields MAPRRGGPVGYALLCGQAALLLGNLLLLQGASRGLPPNGTEAEAPGPGPPAAAWAYTDPRAPLVLCTYLPEEFVECEEPVDHGGNATAQQELGHGCVKFGGQAYGEVDHTRVQCRALDGIECAEPRSFLRGSRPCVKYTGHYFITTLLYSFFLGCFGVDRFCLGHTGTAVGKLLTLGGLGIWWFVDLILLITGGLMPSDGSNWCTVY from the exons ATGgcgccgcggcgcggcgggccggtgGGCTACGCGCTGCTGTGCGGGCAGGCCGCGCTGCTGCTCggcaacctgctgctgctgcagggcgcCTCCCGCGGCCTGCCCCCCAACGGCACCGAGGCCGAggcgcccgggccggggccgcccgccgccgcctgggCCTACACCGACCCGCGGGCGCCGCTCGTCCTCTGCACCTACCT CCCCGAGGAGTTCGTGGAGTGCGAGGAGCCGGTGGACCACGGCGGGAACGCCACGGCGCAGCAGGAGCTGGGCCACGGCTGCGTGAAG TTCGGCGGACAGGCCTACGGCGAGGTGGACCACACCCGGGTGCAGTGCCGAGCGCTGGACGGCATCGAGTGCGCCGAGCCGCGGAGCTTCCTGCGGGGCAGCAGGCCCTGCGTCAA GTACACTGGACATTACTTTATAACCACTCTGCTCTACTCGTTTTTCCTGGGCTGCTTTGGAGTGGATCGATTCTGCCTGGGCCATACCGGCACCGCCGTGGGGAAACTGCTGACTCTGGGAGGACTGGGGATCTGGTGGTTCGTTGATCTGATTCTCCTCATCACCGGCGGGCTGATGCCCAGCGACGGCAGCAACTGGTGCACCGTGTACTGA